In the Natronobacterium texcoconense genome, one interval contains:
- the smc gene encoding chromosome segregation protein SMC, which produces MYIKAVVLDNFKSFGRKTKIPFYQDFTVVTGPNGSGKSNIIDAVLFALGLARTRGIRAEKLTDLIYNPGHEDGSSSSGPREATVEVVLDNSDGTLTRSQVVNAAGSEDVGDVDEIRIRRRVKETDDNYYSYYYLNDRSVNLSDIQELLAQAGVTPEGYNVVMQGDVTEIINMTPHSRREIIDEIAGVAEFDAKKEDAFEELEIVEERIDEAELRIEEKRDRLDQLADERRQAMRYRRLRREKEEYEGYQKASELEEKREELETTQAKVEELEDELADLQRELDEREGRVVRLQEDLEDLNAEIERKGEDEQLRIKSEIEEIKGEISRLEDKIEASEETIEEAESERREAFVQIDRKQETIEELEEEMREHKLEKASIKTEIQEREGEKEQLEAEIEAVDTEFDELKTELAERKSDLEDAKTERNDLQREQDRLLDEARRRSNAIDEKAETIEEKREEIPELESHKSDLERELEKAEKNRANIADVVDDLTEKKRRIQSEVDDLDDEIQAKQQEYAELEAKANESGDSSFGRAVTTILNSGINGVHGAVAQLGSVPGEYAVACETAAGGRLANVVVDDDVVGQQCIEHLKSRNAGRATFLPLTDMSKRRLPSKPSDPGVVGFAYNLVDFDDQYEGVFSYVLGDTLVVEDIETARSYMGDYRMVTLDGDLVEKSGAMTGGSGGGSRYSFTDSGEGRLERVAKQITELQEERNSLRDDLRDVEERLDDARDRKTDAADEVRSLESEIESLEDDRESIENEIEELETELEDLEDERESVDERMNEIAAEIDEKTDEIEEIEGEIEELETELEDSKIPELTEQIEELEGEIDEREDRIAEIDGKLNELSLEKEYAEDAIEDLHDDIETAQNRKAEHEERIEEYEEQIAEKRGSLEEKREAVEELEAELAELKEDRSELKEDLAEARKERDEQQSRVDTVESKLEGERERVDELEWEIESLESEVGDYDPEDVPDHETVLEMIDLLQADMEAMEPVNMLAIDEYDEVREDLDELEDGKATLVEEAEEIRSRIEEYETQKKKTFMDSYEAIAEQFTEIFERLSEGTGSLHLENEEDPFDGGLTMKAQPGDKPIQRLDAMSGGEKSLTALAFIFAIQRHNPAPFYALDEVDAFLDAVNAERIGQMVEELAGEAQFVVVSHRSAMLDRSERAIGVTMQQDNVSAVTGIDLSDDSETEEVPVSD; this is translated from the coding sequence ATGTACATCAAGGCAGTCGTTCTGGACAATTTCAAGAGCTTCGGCCGGAAGACGAAGATTCCGTTCTATCAGGATTTCACGGTCGTTACCGGTCCAAACGGCTCCGGCAAGTCGAACATCATCGACGCCGTGCTCTTCGCACTCGGTCTGGCCCGTACTCGCGGGATTCGCGCCGAGAAACTGACCGACCTCATCTACAACCCCGGTCACGAGGACGGCTCGAGTTCGAGCGGTCCGCGCGAGGCGACCGTCGAGGTCGTCCTCGACAACAGCGACGGCACGCTCACTCGCTCGCAGGTCGTCAACGCCGCCGGGAGCGAGGACGTCGGTGACGTCGACGAGATCCGCATCCGACGTCGGGTCAAGGAGACCGACGACAACTACTACTCCTACTACTATCTCAACGACCGGTCGGTCAACCTCTCGGACATCCAGGAACTGCTGGCCCAGGCGGGCGTCACGCCGGAGGGGTACAACGTCGTCATGCAGGGCGACGTTACCGAGATCATCAACATGACTCCCCACTCCCGCCGGGAGATCATCGACGAAATCGCGGGCGTCGCGGAGTTCGACGCCAAGAAAGAGGACGCCTTCGAGGAACTCGAGATCGTCGAGGAACGAATCGACGAGGCCGAACTCCGCATCGAGGAGAAACGCGACCGCCTCGACCAGCTCGCAGACGAGCGCCGCCAGGCCATGCGATATCGCCGGCTGCGCCGCGAGAAAGAGGAGTACGAGGGCTACCAGAAAGCCAGCGAACTCGAGGAGAAACGCGAGGAACTCGAGACGACCCAGGCGAAAGTCGAGGAACTCGAGGACGAACTCGCCGACCTCCAGCGGGAACTCGACGAACGCGAAGGTCGCGTCGTTCGCCTCCAGGAGGATCTCGAGGATTTAAACGCCGAAATCGAGCGTAAGGGCGAGGACGAACAGCTCCGGATCAAAAGCGAGATCGAGGAGATCAAAGGCGAAATCTCGCGTCTCGAGGACAAGATCGAGGCCAGCGAGGAGACGATCGAGGAGGCCGAATCCGAGCGGCGCGAGGCGTTCGTGCAGATCGACCGCAAGCAGGAGACGATCGAGGAACTCGAGGAGGAGATGCGCGAGCACAAACTCGAGAAGGCCTCGATCAAGACCGAGATCCAGGAACGCGAGGGGGAAAAAGAGCAACTCGAGGCCGAGATCGAGGCGGTCGACACCGAGTTCGACGAACTCAAGACTGAACTCGCCGAGCGCAAGTCCGATCTGGAGGACGCGAAAACCGAACGCAACGACCTCCAGCGCGAGCAGGACCGCCTGCTAGACGAAGCGCGCCGGCGCTCGAACGCGATCGACGAGAAAGCCGAGACGATCGAGGAGAAACGCGAAGAAATTCCCGAACTCGAGAGCCACAAGAGCGACCTCGAGCGGGAACTCGAGAAAGCCGAGAAGAATCGGGCGAACATCGCGGACGTCGTCGACGACCTGACGGAGAAAAAGCGTCGCATCCAGTCCGAGGTCGACGACCTCGACGACGAGATCCAGGCGAAACAACAGGAGTACGCCGAACTCGAGGCTAAAGCGAACGAGAGCGGCGACTCCTCCTTCGGTCGTGCGGTGACGACGATCCTCAACTCGGGAATAAACGGCGTCCACGGTGCCGTCGCCCAGCTGGGATCGGTACCGGGCGAGTACGCCGTCGCCTGTGAGACCGCTGCAGGCGGCCGACTGGCGAACGTCGTCGTCGACGACGACGTGGTCGGCCAGCAGTGTATCGAACACCTCAAGTCGCGCAACGCCGGCCGTGCGACCTTCCTGCCGCTGACGGACATGAGCAAGCGGCGACTTCCGAGCAAGCCCTCGGACCCTGGCGTCGTCGGCTTCGCGTACAACCTCGTGGACTTCGACGACCAGTACGAAGGCGTCTTCTCGTACGTACTCGGTGATACGCTGGTCGTCGAGGACATCGAAACCGCTCGCTCGTACATGGGCGACTACCGGATGGTCACGCTGGACGGCGACCTGGTCGAAAAGAGTGGCGCGATGACCGGCGGTTCGGGCGGCGGCTCGCGGTACTCGTTTACCGACAGCGGCGAGGGCCGACTCGAGCGCGTCGCAAAACAGATCACGGAACTGCAGGAGGAACGCAACTCGCTTCGTGACGATCTCCGAGACGTCGAGGAGCGACTCGACGACGCCCGCGACCGCAAGACCGACGCGGCCGACGAGGTGCGCTCGCTCGAAAGCGAGATCGAGAGTCTCGAAGACGACCGCGAGTCTATCGAAAACGAGATCGAGGAACTCGAGACCGAACTCGAGGACCTCGAGGACGAACGCGAATCCGTCGACGAACGGATGAACGAGATCGCGGCCGAGATCGACGAGAAGACCGACGAGATCGAGGAGATCGAAGGCGAGATCGAGGAACTCGAGACCGAACTCGAGGATTCGAAGATTCCGGAACTGACCGAACAGATCGAGGAGCTCGAGGGCGAGATCGACGAGCGCGAGGATCGGATCGCGGAGATCGACGGTAAACTCAACGAACTGAGCCTCGAGAAGGAGTACGCCGAGGACGCGATCGAGGATCTCCACGACGACATCGAGACCGCCCAGAACCGGAAGGCCGAGCACGAAGAGCGCATCGAGGAGTACGAAGAACAGATCGCGGAGAAACGTGGCTCCCTCGAGGAGAAACGCGAAGCGGTCGAAGAGCTCGAGGCCGAACTCGCCGAACTCAAAGAGGACCGCAGCGAACTCAAAGAGGACCTCGCCGAGGCTCGGAAAGAACGCGACGAGCAACAGTCCAGGGTCGATACGGTCGAGAGCAAACTCGAGGGCGAACGCGAACGCGTCGACGAACTCGAGTGGGAGATCGAGAGCTTGGAATCCGAGGTTGGCGACTACGATCCCGAGGACGTCCCCGACCACGAGACGGTCCTCGAGATGATCGACCTCCTGCAGGCCGACATGGAGGCGATGGAGCCGGTGAACATGCTGGCGATCGACGAGTACGACGAGGTCCGCGAAGATCTCGACGAACTCGAGGACGGGAAGGCGACGCTGGTCGAGGAGGCCGAGGAGATCCGCAGCCGGATCGAGGAGTACGAGACCCAGAAGAAAAAGACGTTCATGGACTCCTACGAGGCGATCGCCGAGCAGTTCACCGAGATCTTCGAACGGCTCTCGGAGGGAACCGGCTCGCTCCACCTCGAGAACGAGGAGGATCCGTTCGACGGCGGGCTGACGATGAAGGCCCAGCCTGGAGACAAGCCGATCCAGCGCCTCGACGCGATGTCCGGCGGGGAGAAGTCCCTGACCGCACTCGCTTTCATCTTCGCGATCCAGCGACACAACCCGGCACCGTTCTACGCGTTAGACGAAGTCGACGCCTTCCTCGACGCCGTCAACGCCGAGCGGATCGGCCAGATGGTCGAGGAACTGGCCGGCGAAGCCCAGTTCGTCGTCGTCTCGCATCGCTCGGCGATGCTCGACCGCTCCGAGCGAGCGATCGGCGTGACGATGCAACAGGACAACGTCAGCGCGGTGACGGGCATCGACCTGAGCGACGACAGTGAGACCGAGGAGGTGCCGGTCAGTGACTAG
- a CDS encoding segregation/condensation protein A: MTRESRGDPETTGGEQSDSPVDRDEFYTDGGEDIPLNIAGHEDRERPGESDDEDEPGPEESVLEFSEDEALDEETDDDEVEPVELLVQLAKDGEIDPWDIDIVHVTDRFLDALDEADLRTSGRALFYASVLLRMKSDELFASDDPDDEEELPPWEAAFADDDPSVDDGDDAGPGFDPVENLEAEMERRLERKHARGKPETLDELVRDLRSAERDSWWKESRSYDTSDSPSGYNRGVQELSYHAEDGGRAGDEPSSDDVTHTTHEEDIETVIDDVEDALESQYEKGRDEVLYAEIDQVGGSRVMTYLALLFLAHRGRVTLEQDELFDDLWVQQVTVEAEAEEAIAD, from the coding sequence GTGACTAGGGAGTCACGAGGGGACCCAGAGACGACGGGTGGAGAGCAAAGTGACTCGCCCGTGGACCGCGACGAATTCTACACGGACGGCGGGGAGGACATCCCGCTGAACATCGCCGGTCACGAGGACCGCGAACGACCTGGCGAGTCGGACGACGAGGATGAGCCCGGTCCCGAAGAATCGGTACTCGAGTTCTCCGAGGACGAGGCCCTCGACGAGGAGACGGACGACGACGAGGTCGAACCCGTCGAACTGCTCGTCCAGCTCGCGAAAGACGGCGAGATCGATCCCTGGGACATCGACATCGTCCACGTCACTGACCGGTTCCTCGACGCCCTCGACGAGGCCGACCTCCGCACCTCGGGCCGGGCGCTGTTCTACGCGAGCGTCCTCCTGCGGATGAAAAGCGACGAACTGTTCGCCTCGGACGACCCCGACGACGAGGAGGAGCTTCCACCCTGGGAGGCAGCCTTCGCGGACGACGACCCGTCCGTCGACGACGGTGACGATGCCGGACCAGGGTTCGACCCCGTCGAGAACCTCGAGGCCGAGATGGAGCGTCGCCTCGAGCGCAAGCACGCCCGTGGGAAACCCGAGACGCTCGACGAACTCGTCCGGGACCTCCGCAGCGCCGAACGCGATAGCTGGTGGAAGGAATCCCGGAGCTACGACACGAGCGACTCGCCGAGCGGCTACAACCGGGGCGTTCAGGAACTGAGCTACCATGCAGAAGACGGTGGCCGCGCCGGTGACGAACCCTCGAGCGACGACGTCACTCACACGACCCACGAGGAAGACATCGAGACCGTCATCGACGACGTCGAGGACGCACTCGAGAGCCAGTACGAGAAGGGACGCGACGAGGTGCTGTACGCCGAGATCGACCAGGTCGGCGGCTCGCGCGTAATGACCTACCTGGCGTTGCTCTTTCTCGCCCACCGTGGCCGGGTAACCCTCGAGCAGGACGAACTGTTCGACGACCTCTGGGTCCAGCAGGTGACGGTGGAGGCGGAGGCCGAAGAAGCGATCGCGGACTGA